In Pseudomonas sp. GCEP-101, one DNA window encodes the following:
- a CDS encoding TonB-dependent siderophore receptor, protein MKDVASGALLLSLSTLALSAAAAPVAVDLPRQPLAVSLAQLQSASGLRIAYDHAEVAKVDAPALRGSMEPGEALARLLADSGLQGTVTGQSAQVSGTARSAASSDDSVDLGATEIVGAASVAPGTTEGTGSYTTGVMQTSTKLNMTVRETPQSVSVVTRQQMEDQNMQDLDDAIRGVTGMTVQQYGPARVSYAARGFDVDNIMYDGLATSISTYTQDVISAADLAMFDRVEVVRGATGLMQGAGNPAAAVNMVRKRPTQDFHLSLEGSAGTWDRYRSQVDVSGPLNSEGTLRGRAVAAYETHDSFQDVVSGERGVLYGITEADLNPDTTLTLGASYQNDNKNDNWVGLPAPLGGRHLDLKRSDYYGADWSYWDTTTTHLFGDVVHRFDNGWQMKVAADKLWARIDMLGLYNSCYYTEGCPTMIQGPGQYAYTDDHQSYDAFANGPFQAFGREHELVFGGSYREERFDGHGGWGDLNYNDGSPMTPFDPTKWNPGSVQKPKIDMNLWNMKLDQEQKGAYVTTRLNVADPLKVILGGRLDWYEADPHNDTGTQKVTRNVTRYAGVVYDLNEVYSVYASYTDIFKPQSNFDSSGSLVDPITGKNYEIGLKGEHFGGTLNTQLALFQIDQENRATDDTSGPSPCPSSPTSIYCSRASGKVRSQGVDMEVSGALTENWQAMAGYTYVDAKYKHDSNEDNVGKPFDPTKPRHLFKLATSYTLPGELHQWRVGGNLVTQSQTEDTSTGFQQGGYTVTNAMVGYKVNEHIDTRVNFNNIFDKYYYSGISFGNLNYGEPRNLMFTVKYSL, encoded by the coding sequence ATGAAAGACGTAGCCTCCGGCGCGCTCCTGCTCAGTCTCTCCACCCTCGCACTTTCCGCCGCTGCGGCGCCGGTGGCGGTCGATTTGCCCAGGCAGCCCCTGGCCGTTTCCCTGGCGCAACTGCAGTCCGCCAGCGGCCTGCGCATTGCTTACGATCATGCCGAGGTCGCCAAGGTCGACGCGCCGGCGCTTCGGGGCAGCATGGAGCCGGGCGAGGCGCTCGCACGTCTGTTGGCGGACAGTGGCTTGCAGGGCACGGTCACCGGCCAGAGCGCGCAGGTCAGCGGCACCGCGCGAAGCGCTGCGTCGAGTGATGACAGCGTCGACCTGGGTGCCACCGAGATCGTCGGCGCCGCCAGCGTGGCGCCCGGCACCACCGAGGGCACCGGTTCCTACACCACCGGCGTGATGCAGACGTCCACCAAGCTGAACATGACGGTGCGCGAGACGCCGCAATCGGTCAGCGTGGTCACCCGCCAGCAGATGGAGGACCAGAACATGCAGGACCTCGACGACGCGATCCGCGGCGTCACCGGCATGACCGTGCAGCAGTACGGCCCCGCGCGGGTGAGCTACGCCGCGCGCGGCTTCGACGTCGACAACATCATGTACGACGGCCTGGCCACCAGCATCTCCACCTACACCCAGGACGTGATTTCCGCCGCGGACCTGGCGATGTTCGACCGCGTCGAAGTGGTGCGCGGCGCCACGGGCCTGATGCAGGGCGCCGGCAACCCGGCCGCCGCCGTCAACATGGTGCGCAAGCGCCCGACTCAGGACTTCCACCTGAGCCTGGAAGGCAGCGCCGGCACCTGGGACCGCTACCGCAGCCAGGTCGACGTGTCCGGTCCGCTGAACAGCGAAGGCACCCTGCGCGGCCGGGCCGTGGCAGCCTACGAGACCCACGACAGCTTCCAGGACGTGGTCAGCGGCGAACGCGGCGTGCTCTATGGCATCACCGAGGCCGACCTCAACCCCGACACCACCCTGACCCTGGGCGCGTCCTACCAGAACGACAACAAGAACGACAACTGGGTGGGCCTGCCGGCGCCGCTGGGTGGCCGTCACCTGGACCTCAAGCGCTCCGACTACTACGGCGCCGACTGGTCCTACTGGGATACCACCACCACCCACCTGTTCGGCGATGTGGTGCACCGCTTCGACAATGGCTGGCAGATGAAGGTCGCCGCCGACAAGCTGTGGGCGCGCATCGACATGCTCGGCCTGTACAACAGCTGCTACTACACCGAAGGCTGCCCGACCATGATCCAGGGGCCGGGCCAGTACGCCTACACCGACGACCACCAGAGCTACGACGCCTTCGCCAACGGCCCGTTCCAGGCCTTCGGCCGCGAGCATGAACTGGTGTTCGGCGGCAGCTACCGCGAAGAGCGCTTCGACGGCCACGGCGGCTGGGGCGATTTGAACTACAACGACGGCTCGCCGATGACCCCGTTCGACCCGACGAAATGGAACCCGGGCTCGGTGCAGAAGCCGAAAATCGACATGAACCTGTGGAACATGAAGCTCGACCAGGAGCAGAAGGGCGCCTACGTCACCACCCGCCTGAACGTCGCCGACCCGCTGAAAGTCATCCTCGGCGGCCGCCTGGACTGGTACGAGGCCGACCCGCACAACGACACCGGCACCCAGAAGGTGACCCGCAACGTCACCCGCTACGCCGGCGTGGTCTACGACCTGAACGAGGTCTACTCGGTCTATGCCAGCTACACCGACATCTTCAAGCCGCAGAGCAACTTCGATTCCAGCGGCAGCCTGGTCGACCCGATCACCGGCAAGAACTACGAGATCGGCCTGAAGGGCGAGCATTTCGGCGGCACGCTGAACACCCAGCTCGCGCTGTTCCAGATCGACCAGGAAAACCGCGCCACCGACGACACCAGCGGCCCCTCGCCGTGCCCCAGTTCGCCGACCTCGATCTACTGCTCGCGCGCCTCGGGCAAGGTCCGCAGCCAGGGCGTGGACATGGAGGTCAGCGGCGCGCTGACCGAGAACTGGCAGGCCATGGCCGGCTACACCTACGTCGACGCCAAGTACAAGCACGACAGCAACGAGGACAACGTCGGCAAGCCCTTTGATCCGACCAAGCCGCGCCATCTGTTCAAGCTCGCCACCAGCTACACCCTGCCGGGCGAGCTGCACCAGTGGCGCGTGGGCGGCAACCTGGTGACCCAGAGCCAGACCGAAGACACCTCCACCGGCTTCCAGCAGGGCGGCTACACGGTGACCAACGCCATGGTCGGCTACAAGGTCAACGAGCACATCGATACCCGGGTGAACTTCAACAACATCTTCGACAAGTACTATTACAGCGGCATCAGCTTCGGCAACCTGAACTACGGCGAGCCGCGCAACCTGATGTTCACGGTGAAGTACTCCCTGTGA
- a CDS encoding thioredoxin family protein, whose protein sequence is MASFEELFSIGEGFDAFVAHGLPGEIAGVRKVQQQLAEPGTISADTLRRVEAIEGRYRLLIAGEMWCPDCQINVTVMDYLQRLQPRVQLAVITKGRAEDNLRERMALERVLIPVVLVLDAEFQPVGRFIERPQEVVAGGDALKPAYRAGEYLESTLTDLLELFEQAEGRA, encoded by the coding sequence ATGGCCTCCTTTGAGGAACTCTTCTCCATCGGCGAGGGCTTCGACGCCTTCGTCGCCCACGGCCTGCCCGGCGAGATCGCCGGCGTGCGCAAGGTCCAGCAACAGCTGGCCGAGCCCGGCACGATCAGCGCCGACACCCTGCGCCGCGTCGAGGCCATCGAGGGCCGCTACCGCCTGCTGATCGCCGGCGAAATGTGGTGCCCCGACTGCCAGATCAACGTCACCGTGATGGACTATCTGCAGCGCCTGCAACCGCGCGTGCAGTTGGCGGTAATCACCAAGGGCCGCGCCGAGGACAACCTGCGCGAGCGCATGGCGCTGGAGCGCGTCCTGATTCCGGTGGTGCTGGTGCTCGATGCTGAGTTCCAGCCGGTGGGCCGCTTCATCGAACGGCCGCAGGAGGTGGTGGCGGGCGGCGATGCGCTCAAGCCCGCGTACCGCGCGGGGGAATATCTGGAGAGCACGCTGACGGATTTGCTGGAGCTGTTCGAGCAGGCGGAAGGTCGGGCGTAA
- a CDS encoding nuclear transport factor 2 family protein, which yields MTALNLHPQAAASLASWHQMVAARNLSNLPQLLAPNAVFRSPMAHSPYPSAPVVSTILNTVLQVFENFTYHRELATGDGLNVVLEFSATVNGKDLKGIDMIRFDEHGKIIEFEVMVRPLSGLQALGEEMGRRLAPYLAAAKAKSAS from the coding sequence GTGACCGCACTGAACCTGCATCCCCAGGCCGCCGCTTCCCTGGCCAGCTGGCACCAGATGGTGGCCGCCAGGAACCTCTCCAACCTGCCGCAACTGCTGGCGCCCAACGCGGTGTTCCGCTCGCCCATGGCGCATTCGCCCTACCCCAGCGCGCCGGTGGTGTCGACCATCCTCAACACCGTGTTGCAGGTGTTCGAGAACTTCACCTACCACCGCGAGCTGGCCACCGGCGACGGCCTGAACGTGGTGCTGGAATTCAGCGCCACGGTGAACGGCAAGGACCTCAAGGGCATCGACATGATCCGCTTCGACGAGCACGGCAAGATCATCGAGTTCGAGGTGATGGTCCGCCCGCTCAGCGGCCTGCAGGCCCTGGGTGAGGAAATGGGTCGCCGCCTGGCGCCCTATCTGGCGGCCGCGAAGGCGAAGTCGGCCAGCTGA
- a CDS encoding GNAT family N-acetyltransferase has product MSDLSIQLVQAGPEHQDLIRNLYQFYAYESSDWEDEDVEVDGRFYIHEEHLARYWSEPEWSANLILADGFIAGFLLVEGSELPGIDALELSDLFVLKKYRRLGIGRALANQVLLDNPGPWLVRFYAQDEVAAAFWKAVFADLPRPVQRIEPGDDPQLASYLISPATH; this is encoded by the coding sequence ATGAGCGACCTTTCCATCCAGCTGGTGCAGGCCGGCCCCGAGCATCAGGACCTGATCCGCAACCTCTACCAGTTCTACGCCTACGAGTCGTCGGACTGGGAAGACGAGGACGTGGAAGTGGACGGCCGTTTCTACATCCACGAGGAGCACCTGGCGCGCTACTGGAGCGAGCCGGAGTGGAGCGCCAACCTGATCCTGGCCGACGGCTTCATCGCCGGCTTTCTGCTGGTGGAAGGCAGCGAGCTGCCGGGCATCGACGCGCTGGAGCTGTCAGACCTGTTCGTGCTGAAGAAGTACCGTCGCCTCGGCATCGGCCGTGCCCTGGCCAACCAGGTGCTGCTGGACAATCCCGGCCCGTGGCTGGTGCGTTTCTACGCCCAGGACGAGGTGGCGGCGGCCTTCTGGAAAGCCGTTTTCGCCGACCTGCCGCGCCCGGTGCAGCGCATCGAGCCGGGGGACGATCCGCAGCTGGCGAGCTACCTGATCAGCCCGGCGACGCACTGA
- a CDS encoding MOSC domain-containing protein — protein sequence MCLPAVSLDALLTGRAVPFTRPGSRSAIAKQPRQSALAVTTLGLESDEQGDLRVHGGVEKAIHHYPREHYAAWIAELGDHPLLGQPGAFGENFSTTGWTEADLCLGDRIRAGTALLEVSQGRMPCWKLNDRFDVAQMALRVQESGRTGWYYRVLEQGTVAAGATLELIERPHADWSLERLGAVLFDKQVDAAVLRDCLELPLPPNWRRTLSRRLENGAVEDWSPRLDGSPKA from the coding sequence ATGTGCCTGCCCGCCGTTTCCCTCGACGCCCTCCTCACCGGCCGCGCCGTGCCTTTCACCCGGCCCGGCTCGCGCAGCGCCATCGCCAAGCAGCCGCGCCAGTCGGCACTGGCGGTCACCACCCTGGGCCTGGAGAGCGACGAACAAGGCGACTTGCGCGTGCACGGCGGCGTGGAAAAGGCCATCCATCATTACCCCCGCGAGCACTATGCGGCGTGGATCGCCGAGTTGGGCGACCATCCGCTGCTGGGCCAACCCGGCGCCTTCGGCGAGAACTTCAGCACCACCGGCTGGACGGAAGCGGACCTCTGCCTGGGCGACCGCATCCGCGCCGGCACGGCGTTGCTGGAGGTGTCCCAGGGGCGCATGCCGTGCTGGAAGCTCAATGATCGTTTCGACGTCGCCCAGATGGCCCTGCGCGTGCAGGAATCAGGGCGCACCGGCTGGTACTACCGGGTACTGGAGCAAGGCACGGTGGCTGCCGGCGCGACACTGGAACTGATCGAGCGGCCCCATGCCGACTGGTCCCTGGAACGGCTGGGCGCCGTGCTGTTCGACAAACAGGTGGACGCCGCGGTGCTGCGCGACTGCCTGGAGCTGCCGCTGCCGCCGAACTGGCGCCGCACGCTGTCGCGGCGCCTGGAGAACGGCGCGGTGGAAGACTGGAGCCCGCGCCTGGACGGCAGCCCGAAGGCCTGA
- a CDS encoding NAD(P)-dependent alcohol dehydrogenase: MKTLGYAAQNPQDPLAPFTFERRSLRDNDVAMDVLYCGVCHSDLHQARNDWGFSRYPMVPGHEIVGRVTAVGPKVTRYQVGDAVAVGCMVDSCQACDQCRKGEEQLCRQGNTQTYNGLDRITREATQGGYSKHLVVREEFVLRVPDGLDLSRAAPLLCAGVTTYSPLRTWNVGPGSRVGVVGLGGLGHMAVKLAVGLGATVTVLSRTEDKRSDAKELGADALLVSSDTRAMKAAANSFDLIIDTVPVRHDLKPYMPLLDIDGTLVMVGQVGPIDEFSSVPLLLGRRRIAGSPIGGIAETQEMLDFCGKKNILPECEMIRMDEINHAFERMERSDVRYRFVIDLATLN, encoded by the coding sequence ATGAAAACCCTTGGATACGCTGCGCAGAACCCGCAGGACCCGCTCGCACCCTTCACCTTCGAGCGCCGCTCGCTGCGCGACAACGATGTGGCGATGGATGTCCTCTACTGCGGCGTCTGCCACTCCGACCTGCACCAGGCGCGCAACGACTGGGGCTTCAGCCGCTATCCGATGGTGCCGGGCCACGAGATCGTCGGCCGGGTCACCGCGGTGGGGCCCAAGGTCACCCGCTACCAGGTCGGCGACGCCGTGGCGGTGGGCTGCATGGTGGACTCGTGCCAGGCGTGCGACCAGTGCCGCAAGGGCGAAGAGCAACTCTGCCGGCAGGGCAACACCCAGACCTACAATGGCCTGGACCGCATCACCCGCGAGGCGACCCAGGGCGGCTACTCCAAGCACCTGGTGGTGCGCGAGGAATTCGTCCTGCGCGTGCCGGACGGCCTGGACCTGAGCCGCGCCGCGCCGCTGCTGTGTGCCGGCGTCACCACCTATTCGCCGCTGCGCACCTGGAACGTCGGGCCGGGCAGCCGCGTAGGCGTGGTCGGGCTTGGCGGGCTGGGGCACATGGCGGTGAAGCTGGCCGTCGGCCTGGGCGCCACCGTCACCGTGCTCAGCCGCACCGAGGACAAGCGCAGCGATGCCAAGGAACTGGGCGCCGATGCGCTGCTGGTGTCCTCCGATACGCGAGCGATGAAGGCGGCGGCCAACAGCTTCGACCTGATCATTGACACCGTGCCGGTGCGGCACGACCTGAAGCCCTACATGCCCCTGCTGGACATCGACGGCACCCTGGTAATGGTCGGGCAGGTCGGCCCTATCGACGAGTTCAGCAGTGTTCCGCTGTTGCTCGGCCGCCGCCGTATCGCCGGCTCGCCCATCGGCGGCATCGCCGAAACCCAGGAGATGCTCGACTTCTGCGGGAAGAAGAACATCCTGCCGGAGTGCGAGATGATCCGCATGGACGAGATCAACCACGCCTTCGAGCGCATGGAGCGCTCCGACGTGCGCTACCGCTTCGTCATCGACCTGGCCACGCTGAACTGA
- a CDS encoding zinc-dependent alcohol dehydrogenase family protein, producing the protein MENVTARAVRFHQIGGPDVLRIEPLAVRQPGPDEVSIRVKALGLNRAEVLLRTDQYIETPRLPSGLGLEATGIVEAVGSNVRDFAEGDAVSVLPPTSMQEQPTHAEHLVVPQARLVKNPPGQAWSDAAATWMQYLTAYGALVQVAALHAGDFVVITAASSSVGLAAIQIARRVGAVPIAVTRGSAKRDALLQAGAAEVIASDEEDLRARLLEITGKVGARVVFDPVGGPIFEPLIAAMAEGGILIEYGGLSPEPTPFPLFEVLSRSLVLRGYRVYEVLEDPERLQAAKAFIVDGLADGSLRPVIARRFAFEEIVEAYRYLESNQQFGKVVVTL; encoded by the coding sequence ATGGAAAATGTCACCGCACGGGCTGTTCGCTTTCACCAGATCGGCGGGCCGGACGTGCTGCGCATCGAACCCCTGGCGGTTCGCCAGCCCGGCCCGGACGAGGTGAGCATCCGGGTCAAGGCCCTGGGGCTGAACCGTGCCGAGGTGCTGCTGCGCACCGACCAATACATCGAGACCCCGCGCCTGCCCTCCGGCCTTGGCCTGGAGGCCACCGGCATCGTCGAGGCGGTGGGCAGTAACGTCAGGGACTTTGCCGAAGGGGATGCGGTGAGCGTGCTGCCGCCCACATCGATGCAGGAACAGCCCACCCACGCCGAGCATCTGGTGGTGCCGCAAGCGCGGCTGGTGAAGAACCCACCCGGCCAGGCCTGGAGCGACGCCGCCGCCACCTGGATGCAGTACCTCACCGCCTACGGTGCGCTGGTGCAGGTCGCCGCGTTGCACGCCGGCGACTTCGTGGTGATCACCGCCGCCTCCAGCAGCGTTGGCCTGGCGGCCATCCAGATTGCCCGGCGCGTAGGCGCCGTGCCGATCGCGGTGACCCGCGGTTCGGCGAAACGCGATGCGTTGCTGCAGGCGGGCGCCGCCGAAGTGATCGCCAGCGACGAGGAGGACCTGCGCGCGCGGCTGCTCGAGATCACCGGCAAGGTCGGCGCGCGGGTGGTGTTCGACCCGGTGGGCGGGCCGATCTTCGAGCCCCTGATCGCCGCCATGGCGGAGGGCGGCATACTCATCGAGTACGGCGGCCTGAGCCCCGAGCCGACGCCCTTCCCGCTGTTCGAGGTGCTGAGCCGCTCGCTGGTGTTGCGCGGCTACCGCGTCTACGAAGTGCTGGAAGACCCGGAACGCCTGCAAGCGGCCAAGGCATTCATCGTCGATGGGCTGGCGGACGGCTCGCTGCGCCCGGTCATCGCCCGCCGCTTCGCGTTCGAGGAGATCGTCGAGGCCTACCGCTACCTGGAATCCAACCAGCAGTTCGGCAAGGTGGTGGTCACCCTGTAG
- a CDS encoding LysR family transcriptional regulator, with the protein MDRLTSMAVFVRAVDLGSFAAAADALEMSAPMVGKHVRFLEERLGVRLLQRSTRRQSLTEAGRIYYERCRALLADAEAADVLAAGEVAEPRGRLRVAMPVHFGRRCVAPVLLELAQRYPHLELDLRFSDRLTDLAEEQIDLAIRTGEPEPRAGVIARRIGRQRMVVCAAPAYLAKHGRPASIEELAEHQLLVYHRSGRINPWLFPREGQSPVEFAPNARLRFDDLAAIADATVRGMGLAWQPYWLVGDAILAGELEELLPQQPGFLYGVYATWLQTTQLPRKVRLAIDALVEVIPGLVMPGLAE; encoded by the coding sequence ATGGATCGCCTCACCAGCATGGCGGTGTTCGTTCGCGCGGTGGACCTCGGGTCCTTCGCGGCCGCCGCCGATGCCCTGGAAATGTCCGCGCCCATGGTGGGCAAGCACGTGCGCTTTCTCGAAGAGCGCCTGGGCGTCCGGCTGCTGCAGCGCAGCACTCGGCGGCAGAGCCTGACCGAGGCCGGGCGGATCTACTACGAGCGCTGCCGCGCGTTGCTGGCCGATGCCGAGGCGGCGGATGTTCTCGCCGCCGGCGAGGTGGCGGAGCCGCGTGGACGGCTGCGGGTGGCCATGCCGGTGCATTTCGGCCGACGCTGTGTGGCGCCGGTCCTGCTGGAGTTGGCGCAGCGTTATCCGCACCTGGAACTGGACCTGCGCTTCAGCGACCGGCTGACCGACCTGGCGGAAGAGCAGATCGACCTGGCCATCCGTACCGGCGAGCCGGAGCCGCGGGCCGGGGTGATTGCGCGCCGTATCGGCCGGCAGCGCATGGTGGTGTGCGCCGCGCCGGCGTACCTGGCGAAGCACGGCAGGCCCGCCAGCATCGAGGAGCTGGCAGAGCACCAGTTGCTGGTCTATCACCGTTCCGGGCGGATCAACCCGTGGCTGTTTCCCCGCGAAGGGCAGTCGCCGGTGGAGTTCGCGCCGAACGCGCGGCTGCGTTTCGACGACCTGGCGGCCATCGCCGATGCGACGGTGCGCGGCATGGGGCTGGCCTGGCAGCCGTACTGGCTGGTGGGCGACGCCATCCTGGCGGGCGAGCTGGAAGAACTGCTGCCGCAGCAGCCAGGCTTCCTCTATGGCGTCTACGCCACCTGGCTGCAGACCACCCAGTTGCCGCGCAAGGTCCGGCTGGCCATCGATGCGCTGGTGGAGGTGATCCCCGGCCTGGTGATGCCGGGGCTGGCGGAGTAG